Genomic segment of Peromyscus leucopus breed LL Stock chromosome 23, UCI_PerLeu_2.1, whole genome shotgun sequence:
TGCAGAACCCTGCCGGCTGTGGGAAGGAGGGGCGGACAGGGCCGCCCAGGAAGGCATGAAGCAGCCCAGGAACCTCCATGCTCTTAGTGTCTGGGTAGTCAGTTCTTAAAACTGATCCGCTTTGTCGTGTTGCTTGTGTCTGGGAAACAGGAAGCAgtgaagatggagagaaggaTTAGGTGGCTGTGGACACACTCTCCGGCCCAAGCAGCGTTCCTGCATGTTTGCCTGAGTGATGACGTCGACTCCTTGGTGGCCGCCACCAGACAGAGAAAGGCTCGGGAGTGACGGGGAGCCAGGCCACCACGCAGGAAGCCCGCTCCCTCTGCAGCCCTCGCCTGCGCTGCTCCCGCTCTAGAAGTGCGCCGGGGCATCCTGCTGAGGCGGCCACACTGCCACGGCTCTGGCGCATGAGTGTTGGGGGGCCTGTGCACCCCAGGGCATGGGTCTGTTTTCTGTGGGGTGTCGTCCCCACTACACCTGTGCCTCTAGTTTGGGCACAGATGCCACACAGGGGTAGACCAGGGGAAGGTCACAGTGAGCCATATTGACTGTTTCTGAGGAAATCACTAATTGCTCTCTGACTGCACTGTGGGTGAGCGTTTGAGCTCCCAATGTTGTACAGCATCGTAAATTATACAAGGAAAACATGGCAGGCCAAGATGGTGCTGTCcactggtttgggtttttttttttttttttttttctgtcttctcatgtGTTTGCCCTGCATGGTACTGTAAGCTTCGATATTTTGAGTGTTCTATCTTCAGACCTGTGGGAACTGTACACAGGTACTCTTTCCCAGGCCATGCTGACTCTGGGTGTTtgtgttctgtgttcctagagGAAATATTTTTGATGAGTTCAAAACGGctacttcatttcattgattgcATCAAGCATGTTTCTGAATGAGGTGGATTCTCTCTGAAGCAGTCTGTCCTGCCTCTTATGCTTTTAAATCCTTTTGGTAGAAATCCAGTAAGAGATGCACCCAGAACTCAGTGCCATTTTTTGGGGTGGCAGGTGAGACCTGCACCACGTCCTTTCCACAGAGGCCAGCCTGTAAGAGATCTCATATGTCTTGCAGGCAGGCAGAGACctctgaggccctgagttcccaTGAAGAACTGTGGGTGCAAAGAGCGATTTGTCCACTGTGGGTGCTGCTGAGAGAGCTGTTCGAAAACGTTTGGGGTTGGGGCTTCCCACTCCAGGccacagcacccaggagacaggcaGCACCCTGTACCTGcgaggaggaggacagggaccCCAGCAGGGCCTCCAGCAGCCCTCACAGCCTCGTGGCTGGCCTGGGAAACCCACGCATGCCTCCCCTTCTGTATCAAGCACCCAGCTTTCCTCTTGTCCTGAAAGGGATCTCGAGTCTTCAGCATAGTCTCAGTACGTCATCGAAGGAATCTGGTGTCCCCCACACAAGGCTGGCCTTGCTCTGCTGCCCAGGAGTCCTGCTTTGACGTAAGGAAGTGTCGGTGGCTAGTGCCATGGCAATGCCATGTAGAGTGGGGACTGCACCTGTTGGGGTGGCCCTTCCTACATGGGCTGATCACCCCAAATCTTCACGGTGCTGATCCACTACCCAGACTCGAGTGTGACATTGGGGTGAGTCTCCAGGCCCTGGCTGGAACATCGTGATGTCAATCAGAGGGACTTGGGCCCTCCTACAGAGTGCAAGTGTGGATGTCGGCTTGAGTTTACGTAGCAAATTATGATCTTTATTATCAACTCTGATTCGATCCATGAATTTTTTATACTAAGCAATAACTTTACAATCAACAGAAGACAATTGAGAACAGATAGTCTCCTTTTCCCGTACTTGGGGCACACTAGCATGCCTGGCTCCATAGAAAGCACTGGATCTTGTGACATGTATATTACAAACGGCATTTGAAAGTAACTTTGCCAAAATTGTCATAACTGAATTTTTTGCTGTGTggactttctgattttttttttaacctctatcTACCAGTCTTagttgagaaagagagaagcaattatattaagatttttttcaaattataggTTTAAGAAGTTCAGATTCACTGATTACAATCACGTGAATCCATAGACTCTATATATAGCCTTCTTCTGCAGTCAGCCTGGGATAGACTATTGACGTCTGAGGGCTGGTCATCTTTCACCATGTTGAAGGGATTTTAACAATACAATtcccatttatatttatatctatatcgcTTTCATGGTTAATTGccaaaacaaaagcattttatagattgagttgggggtgggggtggggtgggtcttTCTGTGGTGTCGCATGGAAGGGAAGACTTTGTATAACACTTGTCAACACATCCTCCCAAAGTCTTAAGCAATATACAGCAATCTCAGTAGATTAAATTCCCAGTTTTGAAATGTGAGCATGTGCTTTGCCATCCTATAtgggttttgtcttgttttgttttttatttttgtttttggctttctcaagacaggatttccttgtgtagccctggctgtcctagaacttgctttgtagaccaggctagcctcgaactcacagagatcctcctgcctctacgtCCCAAGTGCTGCTACCACACCCAGATGgttgtgttgtttttaataataatgtgGTTGCTGTTGGTGGCCTTTCCAAACTTGTTCATTCAAATAAGCGAATGTTAAATCAGTGGTCCCTGTAGCTGGCATGGGCTGGGCTCAGTGATTCTTTTCCTGCCCTCCCTTGAGTGCCCCCCATCTTCCACCTGCCAGACTGGAAACTGACTTTTAAGTCctctaataaaaataatgagcCCTCAATGTCTTTTTTTGATATCCTCCATTTGTTATAAGATGACCCATCataagtcagaaagaaaaaagtagtcCCCTTCCCCATGAGATTCAGACTCTGAAAGGCTGAAATGGTgaacagcctccctccctcctcctattcCAGGTGTACAGACCTGACTGTTTTTAGAAGGATGGCTTTATCTAAGGAAGTCTATCTCCCTGCTGTGGAATGccctttaaaacctttttttttttcctccatatttCTCATAGGGTATTTGTAGAACTAGTGACCTATTACACGTCTGTCCCCAGCGCTGGGGAAGAAAGCAGGCAGCTCCTGATCCTCCCGCCCCTCAGCCCATCACCTGAAAACTCAGGTTCTGTGTGCCACACGTCAGAGCACCCACCTCGAGAGAAGTCACCTTCCCATAAGAATGGGCAGACACGGTTACTTCAAACATACATCTCAATATTCCTTCAGCAAACAGGGTGGCACCATCTTGGCTGTTAGGAAAGTCACTTAACTTTTAACTAAGTTCTTAAGATGCGCTGACAGTATTGAAGTCACCCACAGCCGTCCCAGTGCTGTTTGGTTCCTGAAGCctgcagaggcagagctgggtctTGACCAGACTGGTGCATGTGCCCAGTGTTTCACCCTGTCCACAGCAGAGGCCTGGGTGGGGCAGTCACCCCCACCAGGCCTGACACCTACTGGGTTGGACTCAACACAGTCAGAAGGGGTTCATGGCAATATAACAGTTAATGAACTTGGAGTTTAAattgtgtacatttttaaattgtaaggtTTTTACTGTATATTGAAGCTTAGTGTGATTCAATAAATTGCttgtaatttaaaaactatttaatattcaaaataaatatagttatatatttataaaccCCGTTGCTACGTTTATTCCTTGTTTTGTCCTTGTGAGGGGTTGGCCTGgtgctgtgggtctctgagcCTCCCCACAGTCCTAAGGGCATGAGGATGGGTCACAAGGCACCATAGTCTGCACATGTGGCTGTGATTTCTGTAATCCAAGCCTCCCTACTTACTGGGGAGTTCGGGTAAGATTTGGTTTATGAAGTCTTGGCTTGGTCCAGCCCCCAGGTACAACTCCAAGAGGCTCACAACTCCAAGAAGCTCACAAGTCATTTCCCTTCAGGCTGTGAAATGGCTTCTTTGCTAAGACCCATGTTCAACTTCTAAAATCCATGATGTTTAATAATGAAAAGACAGGTAAGGTGGAGCCTGCTCGCTTATCCAGTTCTGGGGAGACAGGCAGCAGATCTCTGGACTCACTGGTCATACTATGCCCGTTCCAGGCCACTAAGAGGTCCTCTCAGACAAAAAATGGTGGAGCTCCTGAGGAACCTTCACACtcgatgtgtgtgtacatgcaccggcaccacacacacacacatcaaacacaaCAGCCTTTCACTGGTCTTGGtatgctgcatgcctttaatcccagcacctggggtactaaggcaggaggattaccatgaacctaagaccagcctgggctatggtaTGAATGAggtcctgtcttaaaaacactAGCTGTTCTATACAGTATTGGGGTGTCTCCATGACCCgacccttctctcctttcctctcattgaagtccaagtggatgagGGAGGTGACAGCTTCCTGCCAGACATTGCCCACAGGAAGGCTGGGTCCCAGATTAGTGACACCCAAGCCTGCCAAACATGAAAACTCACTCGGAGACTCCTGGCTGAATTTTGACTTGTCTTATCAgctcatggggaaaaaaaaaaccctcctgcaccaggaggctgaggcaggagaattgccatgagtctgaggacagcctgggctatggagtctctgtctctaaaacaaaaagaaagccaggCGCATGCAtgtggtccccagcaccacactaccatggcacacatctgtaaccatAGCACTCACTgtaataaattgtgtgtgtgtgtgtatatatatatatatatatatagatagatagatagatagatagatagatatagatataattttCAGCACACTTTTGTCAATAGTTGAGTCCAAAGCACAGGAGTTGAGCTGAGTGTGCCAGTACCcagctgtaattctagcacttgggaggcagaggctgcaggatcaggagctcaagggcagcctggggtaCAGCCAACAAAATGGCTCAGTCACTTGTACCAAGCCTTATGACTTGAGTTCACCCCTGGGACTCACGTGGTAGAAAATAGAGAGCAGACtcctgcaagatgtcctctgacctgtgagcgcacacacatacaaaaccaaaccaaacaagaataaaataatgtgttAAAAGCCAGCaagaaagcctgttttctgtGAGCACCATGACACTCatggacaacttgggggagttggttctctccttccaccatgtgggtcccagactCGTCGTCAGACTTGGTGTCAAGTGCCTCGACCCACAGAGCGTCTCTTTGCCACAtaaccttgtttgtttgtttgtttttgtttttccaagacaaggtttctctgtgtagctttggagcctatcctgaaactcaccaggctggccttgaactcacagcgatccgcctgcctctgcctcacgagtgctgggattaaaggcgtgcgccatccaTCACTGCCACCCTGCGCCACATAACCTTTTATATTGTAATTTCCTTGTaacctcaggaaactgaggctccctcAAAGCAGGTAGGCAGCTAggtgagtttctttctttctttctttcttttttttaaagcccaatTTTCTGATTCATGAAGACAGTGACACCCTGCCACTAGGAGATCTAGTGACCTGGGTGGCTTCCCTGACTCACCCCATTCCAGTCTGGAGAGACTGCAGCGGGGAGAAGCTGAGCCCTGAGTCCGCTGGAATTCAGTGTTCTGGGGCCGGGTAGGAGAGGTCTTGCCACTTTGTCAGGGACGTGGCTCCTGCCGTTCCTGTAAAATTACTCAGGGCGGCTTATCCTAGACTGTTCTGAGCCTTAACCCCACGGCCAGGTGCACCGGCCAGGTGCAGCCCCGGGTTTCCCCAGCCCCAGCGGGTCCCCAGAGACACCGCGGGCTCTCAGACCCAGAGGGACGGGGGAGGCGGGTCGGCACCGGTCCCCAGAGCGGGGGGCGTGGCCGCAGGTGCCGCCCTGGCCCCGCCCAGCGAGTTCATTTACATGCTTCCCGCGGCCCCGCCCGTGGTGGCTAAAGCTACGTGTCCTTGTCCCCCGTGGGCAGCCTCAGAACGTGCGGCCTCGGATCGGATCCCCAGGTAAACCGAGGGGCTGGGGGAGCTGGATGGGACTACTGGGAGGGGACCCAGAGGCACGACTAGGTGGACGCCTGGCTCGGGGTGGGAGGAAAACCCAGATGGTGGCTCCCACTCAGACTGGCTGGTGCCGTCCACGTGGTGGAACTGGGGGCTGCTGCAGGGCCTTGGCGACTGTCAATCTGACCTGTGAGCTGTCCTGTGTGCACTTACTGCAGTTCTGGTTCTGATAGTGTCGGGGCCTGTGTCATGTCCAGGAAAGCTGTAAACATGCCGTCTAACGGGTGTTGCCTGTCCCTGGGACAAATGACAGTGTTGGGGGGGACCCCATGAGCCAGGGCCGGGACCTGTTCCTGGGTGGTTTAAACAAATTGTCAAGGATCACCTAGGCTCGGGAGGTACTTGCGATAGTAAAGGGCATGGGAGCTGAAAGGGTTCCCAGTTCAGTGGGGAGGGGAGACGTGAGATTAACAAGGGCCGTGGGAGCAGAGGGGAGTCAGTGCAGGGCCACTGTGAATGGGAAGCACATGGGTGTCACTATGCACCAGCGGTCAGCTGCACTGGCTGTTGATGCCATTGCACTGGAGAGAAGCGATGAGACGGCCATGCTGCTCCCTGGCCACACTGACTGCAGAGGGCTGTGTTCTGAATTTCAGTTTGAAGGGCCTCTTCCGGCCACCACCTCCCGGGAAGACGATGAAGACCAAGAACCGACCTCCTCGGCGCCGGACACCCATGCAGGACACAGAAGCCACCCCAGGAGAGCAGACCCCCGACAGACCCCAGTCAGGCTCAGGGGGGTCGGAGCTGACCAAGGGTCTTCGGAGTAGGACGGCCCGTGCAGGCGGAGCCCGAGCGGAGGTCAGCCGCCGGCGACAGGGCTCTGGTGGCCGCAGGGAGAACAGTGTCCAGAGGCGGCTGGAGAGCAATGAGCGGGAAAGACAGCGGATGCATAAACTCAACAACGCCTTCCAAGCGCTGCGTGAGGTCATCCCGCATGTGCGGGCCGACAAGAAACTCTCCAAGATTGAGACGCTCACACTGGCCAAGAACTATATCAAGTCACTGACTGCCACCATACTCACTATGTCCAGCAGCCGCCTCCCGGGGCTGGAGGGGCCGGGTCCTGCACCAGGTCCCAAACTCTATCAGCACTACCATcaccagcaacagcagcagcagcagcaggtggctgGGGCTACACTAGGCACCACCGAGGACCAGCCCCAAGGCCACCTGCAACGGTACTCTACGCAGATTCACAGCTTCAGAGAGGGCAGCTAGCACCCGCTCCGGGCTCTGGGCTGGGTCGACAGTGCTGACCAGGCCTGCTCATCTCAGCTCTGGTCCCTCCATGCCACAAGTCTGACTGGTGATGACACACTATGGGGGTCGTCTGGGGGGATTTTGTTGTTGACCAGAGACatggcccaggctgtcctggaactcctggtCCTGCTCCACCTCTCTCTGGCAGGGACTGCAGGCACACATCACCACACACGGTGTGCAGAGCTGGGGGATGAACcaagggctctgtgcatgctaggcacgCACTCAACCTACGGATCTGCATCCCGCAGCCCAAGGCTGAATCTCTAGGGCCTCCATTTTCCTTGAATGTCAGCTCAGCCACCAGCATAGGGCGGTTTTTCCTAGCCACCCAGCGGACAAGGGAGTGATCTGGGCCATCAAGGCATCTTGAGGCCCAGATCTCTGGGGAAAGCCTGCCCAGCCCCTGCAGTTCTTTCCACAAAACAGGCAGGAGGGGAGCATGCCTGCCTTCCTCACAATCCTTTTTATGTGTGGTGGCCAAGGGGCAATTCCAGGAAGAACTTTACTTACAAAGGTCCCTGCTACCGCTGAGCCCAAGATCCATCCTCCAGTATTGTGGGGCCTACATGGAGGCTGGGCCCAAAGCGTCACCCAAGGCCCTTTAGGGGATTTAGCAAAGCCAAGGTGGCAGCTCCTTCTTGGCAGCCCAGATGCCCTGGGCCCAACTCAACAACTGGGTTTAGAAGGGCCTCATGGGACTTTAAGTGTGGATAAGgaggttctcttttttttttcccaaatggagACTTCTGGAAAGGCGGCAGTGCCCTGGGCTGTGGCTGCCCGCAGCCTGAGTGGGGCCTGGGATCTGAGGCTCTCTGTTTGGGCTAGGCAGGGTCTTTATGAAGAGGGCCTCCCAGCCTCTCTGTACAGGGATAGACTTGCCCTGGGCCTTCTGCAGGCTTCTTATAcctggaccccacccccacccctccattccagggtgtaccaccatgcttagtCCTCATtcttcttgcctttgcctctgatGTTACGGCTGCCACGTGTTTTTTTTCCACAGGCTCGTGGGACTTAGCTCTTGGTACCTTCGGTGTTTTCTCTGAGGCggaagctggagtgacaggcttGCCCCTCCCCCGACCTGATCATTAATAACGAGGACCGAGTTGGTTGGCAACCTAGCTGCCTCAAGCCCAGCTTCCTTCTGCGGGGCGTTCCTGCTCCACAGGCTCCGCCAGGCTTTTCCACTTCTGCTGTCAACTGCTAttggtctctccttcctctcttgtctctGACCAGAACTGTCCTGGAGTTCCTTGGGgcccatgcccccccccctttttttttagagTGACAGGAATCTCACtatatgtagctcaggttggttgCAAatgatgcagcccaggctggttttgaactcgtGCTTCGGCCTTCTAAGCGCTGTGAACATAGGCGTACGGGACAGCCCTGGTACCCCAAGAGACAGATACTAGCCGCGCTGGGCCTGGAGGGTGATCTCTCCATCCCAGTGAGACTTGGGTTTGGTCCTGTCCCTTCACAGATCATAGGTGGGGTAGACCGGAGGCCTTTGTGTCTGTGATTCGGGCATGGTTACTGGGAAAGGTCAATAGTTAGGGAATTTGCCAATGTGAGCTGAGGCCAGGCACAGCTCCAAGTTGGAAAGACGGAGCCCAGATATGCCTTGCCATGGGGGACCTGCCCAGCAGAACACAAAGACCTCTGCCGACGGACACTACTACAGACCTAGTGGCTGGCTTCCAGCGGAGACCAGGCCAGAGCTGGGCTCCTTTTGCTGGACCTTGCCTGGAAGCACACGGAGGAAGGGAAGCTAGCTACCTGGTCAGACTTCTACCCTAAGGCCTGACCACAGCCCAGGGCTGTCCAGGGGCACTGCCTTGCAGGACCACAGCCTCGTGGCTCTTTGTGCCCCACAAGCTGGCACTCGTACCTGCTCCCCAGAGGATGGCATGGGCCTAGCTGTCCAGTTCTTCACTGGTGACAGACAGGACCTATATGTCCCTTGGGAGGCTAGGAGACAAGTCTAGGATATCAGTAAGGCCTGTCGGTCTGTCTCCCTGACCCAagcccaggcttttttttttcttttgagacaggtctcccgTAGTCTAGGTTGacctccaacttgctatgtagtgaaggatgaacttctgattctcctgcctctacctcttgtgTTGGGACTGACTACAGGCATGTACCCCTGCGCCCAGTTTAGgcagtcctggggactgaacctagggcttggAGCATCTtcggcaagctctctaccaagtGATCTACGCCTCTAGCCTGGTCTCGTCATTCCTGCTGGGTAACAGGGCTGAGTTTGCTCGAACCCCTGGACAAGAGGGTTAGAGCTGCCCCTGACCAGGTCACCTGGACCGTGGAGTCCCCAGAGCTGATCACCTTCCCATTGACAGAAGCAGAGAAACGGGAAATGTGACCTGTCTGGAAAAAGCCAAGATGAACAGAACAGCCTGCGCCCTGCCTGTCACCGCGGTGAAAATATTCCTTAAATGACCTGAGCTGGCTCTTTCCCCCCACTAATGGTTCCCTCCAAGTACTAATGAAATTGCCAGCTGTATCTTCAAATGAAAAGATTCCGCTGCCACTGTGCTTTGGTCCTCGGCGCAGGTGCCCGGAGACCCGTGCCTTTTAATCCAAATGCCTAATAAAAATATGTCCGTCATCCTGTggtataaatttttattaaatagaacATCTGAGGAGCCTAGACAGTTTGGTGCCACTGAGGGGGCGAACAGTTGGTGCTCAGCAGTGAAAGGATGTGTCACCCTGGCAGAGTGACACCCTCGAGGTGCTCTGTGGAGAACCATCTGCAGCAGAACACAGGTCACGGTGGCTGGGGGACAAGCCAGGATGCTCCCTTGGAGTCCTGACGCTGACATGCAGACAGGGGAGGGACCCCTCGAGCACCCCTCTGTACACGGGTATGTCTGGTCCCACCTCTGGAAATGCTGAGGACATGGGGCTCCTCGGATATTTCCCCTTAGCTTCTGGGGGACACCTCTCATGCAGAATGGAACCCCTCCTGACCATGACCCCACACGGAGGATGCCAGGGCAACCCAGTTAGGAGGGGTGACAGAGGTGAGGCTCTGGCACCCCGTGGGCAGTGTCTGAAACATCAGACATCACCTGCTGGGGCACACACTCACGCCGGGGGCCCGTGCTTAGGCTTATGCCGGGCAGGCTACAGCGCTCACCTCAGGCCAGCAGGCGCCTTCTGCCCAGCCCTGGGGCACAAGACAGCCTAGGGTTCTGGCCACACCCTTTCCACAGGGCACAGATTTCCTCACCCAAGTCTAGGGTGCGAGCTGCCTCCACCCAGACCTGGCCACCCGGCAACAAGTGGGCAAGGAGGCCCTGCcccccacatctgaaagagggctaAACGGGGTTTCATGGTGGTGATTCTCTACATGGAAACTACCTTGCAGGAGAGGACCCCAAACCAGGCTAAGACCCACCTGATTCCTGAGGCAGGGTTTCGTGTAGCCCAGGGGGAGCTGAgggtgcccttgaactcctgatcatcttgcctgtcttctgagtactgggattacaggcatgcgctatcatgcctggtttatttatctagattgtgtgtgtgtgtgtgtgtgtgtgtgtgtgtgtgtatgatagtcTTGCTatgtggtctcaaactcacactcACAAtccccctgactcagcctcctgagtgccgggcaCATAGGCAtcagccaccatgcccaactcctTTGCTTAACTTTTGAAGCAAAAACCCACTTGGAAACCGGCTGAAGGATGACTGCAGACTGAGGCTTGGAGACCTGAGCCTCACAGCTGGTTCTCCTGGGAGTGATTTGGGGTCTCCAGGTGAGGAAGGCCCCTCCTTGGATCTGCCTCTTTGGGGCCAGGATTTCTGGAGGGCtctgagctcctggcctggcaAGCTGGGAGGCATAACAGGGAGGGACCAGGGCTGGGGCCCCAGGCAGTAATCTCCTCCACTTTTCCCCTGCAGCATCCCCCCGCAGTCTTGGAACGCGCGTGGGGGCACCCCCACACTTTCACATCTCTGGGCATGTGTCGGTGCTTCAAAATGGCTGACTTTGGCCTGGCTCCCTGTGCATGTGTGGGCCTGGGTGATGCCCTCCCACACTACACAAGAAAGGCTCGGTTCTGGTCCTTCTGGCTCAAACCATCCTTGCCTCCAGGTGAGGAGAGGCCTCAGCAGCAAACGGGACCTTGGCCATGGGCCTCCTGTTCCCTGGACACGTTCCTGGGTGCCATGACGGCATTGGCTCGGACAGAGATGTGGTCCCAGCCTCCCTACGAGGGGAAAGCCGTGTCACCTAGGAGCCAAGTATTCTCCCAAGGGCTCTCCCACCAACGCCCACGCTGAGTCTGGCGCACACAGTACCATCCAACCGTCCCGGATTGCCCAGTGCACTCACTCCAATGCCGTAGTCCCAGCCCTGCCCCTTGGGCTCCCGCGGTTGGACACCCACGCGACGACACACTGTCCCCCGGCTCAGGCCATGGCTCCCCTGGACTTTGTTGGCAATCACCCAGACCTGGAACAGAACTTTGTTGGAGCTCCTGGCCCGGCTGTAGAGGGGCAGCCGGGTCCAGAAGAGAGGAGACCCCTCCCCCCCACGGCCGGAAACCCGCTCTGCTCCCCCTCACCTGGTCCAGCGGCCCCACGGACACTTTGCGCACGTTGTTGGACACGTGCTCCCAGCTGGAGCCTTGTGGGTAGCTGGGGGTGATCCCCGCACGGTACCACAGGTTCCCTGGACAGAGAAGCAACCAAGGTCATCGGCAGAGTCCTTTCGGCTCATCCTGGCAGGCGGTGGGGTCAACCCCCAGCTCCCCCTCCAACCCTTCACACCCAAGGGCTCTTCATGACCCACAGGCAGGAGCCTGGGCCCCAGCCAgccctgtctctctgtgttctgGGCTTCATAATCGTCTCATTGTGCCTCCTGGGGCTGACAGCCTCAGCCTCTCTGCTGAGGGAGAAGCCGAGGACAAAGAATGttttaagcaaataaaaagaaaaccggATCTGGACGCAACACCCTGGACTCCgagactgtttttgttttcttttctttttcagagtctcatgtagcccaggctggctttgaactccggCTGCCTCTATCTCCCGGTATTGAGATCACGGGtgcacaaaccacacccagtgCGTGTGGTGCCTTGTGTGTGCGAGGCAGGTGCTCTTCCAACTGAGCTGGGTGTTTTCTCCAGGTTTtcagagatagggtctcactgtggagctCAGGACAGCCTCAAACTGATCCTCTTGGGGAAGCCTTTCCGGGATAGGGGTTATAAGACATGTTCTACCATTCCTGCCTTCaagtttctgaggcagggtcccaTGGGctccagggtggcctcgaacttactGAGGATGGCCtgaacctctgatcctcttgcccctctctctgcctccccaatgctcggatcacaggcctgtgctaccatggCTCCAAAGTCTTGATTCTACCTTCTCTACCCATCTCGATACAATCGGTAAAATCTTGAGAAGAATGGGCCAGGGCCCTGTCTGAGGTGAGACAGGGGTCAGAAATGGCCCTGCTGCCTGTGGGGCCGCTGTGTTCCACACCCGGGAGCTCCGAGATGATGTTCTAGAAGCATCTGGGGCTAGTGTCACGAACCAAGGAAGTTAGGGGAGAGACCGAGGCTGGCTCTGAGCTGACGTTTCTGGCCTCATGCAGGGGTCCTAGGAGCTTTGCTGTTTTGTCTTGGTCCAGGCCCTGCCTGCATGGCTCCTGAGGGTCAAGATTTCACTGAGTGCCAGTGCCCTGTCTCCATGTTGACCACAACAGGAGGGTGACCTTAACAGCTAAAGTCCCTTGTCCCTAAGGGGAACAACACTTCCAAAGGATGCCGAGAAGGGATGGCATCTCAGCCTACTTGTGGCCTGGTCATGATCCTACTGGGGTATCCATGGGACCCTAATCTCCCTACTGACCACGCAGACTCTCAGATAACTTGCCGTTTTCATCCAAGGCGTATACTGATGTCTGGCCCACAGACACCTGCGCCAGCTTCTGTTTGGGAGGAGATGGGATATGGTACCAGCAGTCACCTGTGGGGGGAGAGCTGACTCAGGAGGTAATTGGGAGACCCCCCACACCTGTGAGCCCAGACCCAGGCCTGCCTGGTGCTCCAAAGCTCACAGCAGGATGACGCCTTGCAGCCAGACTTCAGGCCCGGCTGAACAAGTGCGTGGCTTGGGCTCAGTGTGTGAGCTGAGCATCACGTGAGACCAACTCAGGCTCTGCCATCCACCCGGTATCTCAGCTGTGCCCAGGGTCCTTTGGGGTCCATCCTG
This window contains:
- the Bhlha15 gene encoding class A basic helix-loop-helix protein 15 — translated: MKTKNRPPRRRTPMQDTEATPGEQTPDRPQSGSGGSELTKGLRSRTARAGGARAEVSRRRQGSGGRRENSVQRRLESNERERQRMHKLNNAFQALREVIPHVRADKKLSKIETLTLAKNYIKSLTATILTMSSSRLPGLEGPGPAPGPKLYQHYHHQQQQQQQQVAGATLGTTEDQPQGHLQRYSTQIHSFREGS